Part of the Pseudobdellovibrionaceae bacterium genome is shown below.
CGTGGAATAACCACCAGCCCCAGGCAAACACCACTAAGAAAATTACAAATGGAATAAAACTCCACAAGAATTCTAAAGTCACATTGTGACTTATATAGGCAGTTTTGTCGTTTTCAGAACGCCGTCTGTAGCGATAGGCAAAATAAGTCATGCCCGCTATCACTAGAATTCCAGAGATAAGGCTTGAATAGATCAGAAATGAATAGAGCTGATCCCAGTGACTCGCAATTTCTGTCCCCTGCGGGGGCGTAAACGAGCTGGCATGAGCTTGATTCAGCCACAACATTTAACTCTCTCCTTTAAGCGCTGTTCCAGGTTGCTTTTTTTCACGAAACCAAAACGGTACCAAGAAAATAGCCAATACTAAAATAATCATAACACCGCCGGCACGAACCACATTATAGGCATAAATGGTGTACTTGTTTTTAGCGGGGTTAAATTGAAAACAAAATAAAATGAGGCGATCCACAACGCTCGCGATGCTGCCCTCACTGGCCTCCACTAAAGACAAGCGAAGAGTTTCAGGGGAAAATTGAATTCCATAGAGATACCGTGAAATCACCCCTGCGGGTGTCATTACGTACGCGACCGACGAATGGGCATATTGCTGCTGGGCTGCATCCCATCGAAAACCAAACCCCAACTGGTCAGCTAGAACTTTCACATTGGCTTCCGATCCAGTTAAAAAATGCCAACCCGGCTCGTCTTCCGTCAGCCCCATCTCTTTTAAGTAGTTGGTTTTCTTCTCACTAGCCAAGAAATCGTCTTCGTTGTGGTCCATGCTCACTGCCACAAACCGAAAATCCTGACCCGGCTTCATTTTCATTTTTTTGAAGACTTCAATCAGACCGTTTAAATGGAAATTACAAAGACTTGGGCAGCCATAGTAAACCATAGTCAATAGCACAGGCTTATCGCCCGTAAAGTATTGACTCAACGTCACTGACTCGCCTCTGTCATCCACAAAGGGCAAGCTGAGATTAAGTTGAGCGCCCAACTTCTCAGTGACGCCCACATTTTCAAGTTCTCTAGGAACATCGCTTGCCTGAATAGGACCAGCGTTTTTGGTGTCGTAAGCATAAGAGCGCTTCATCGAAAAGAGAGGCACAAGAGCCAACAAGAATGCCGCTCCCATGCCTAGAAATCTGATTGATGCCCATTTTACCATGTTGCTTTACTCTGCCGTCTTTGCGAATGCTTCCAATGCCGCTTTGTCATCTGCGTGTTTGTCAGCAGTGATGGAGCGGATAAATTGCACAAGTCCCCATCGGTCTTTTGATGGTATGTGTTTAAATGCCGCCATACTTGTATCAGGCACACCAGCAGCAATGGTTTTGTAAATATCTATAGACGTGCCACCATACTTGAATTTTTCATCAACAAAATTTCGTGGCTTTGGCGTGACCGCGGCACCAGGGCCATCACCCTTGCCCGTGTCACCATGACACATAGCACAGTTCATTTTGTAAACAGCAGCACCGTGATTAACCATATCGTCACTGGGGTTCCAGGGATCGGCGATGGCCGATACGTCTACTGTGTCTTGGCTTTTATCGCTAGCGCCCATTTCGCCCGCAGCTGCTGAAGCCTCAGCAGGTACCTCTTTTAGATCCACCCCAGGGTGAATAAATGCGATGTAAATAAAAAACACTAGAGAAAAAACGATTGAGAAAATGAACGCAACAAATCCGCCCTTATTATAGGTATCTTCCATCTCAGCCATTTCACACTTCCGTTAAAGTCTTAAGATTTATCGTGAAATATTAGCACTTTGTTTGCTAATTCCCACAAGCGCACGCCTAAACGCCATTTTCTAAACTGAAAACGATGTGGGACCGTTGTTTAACCGAACTTGCTCATAAAATTTAGGAAAAAATGGATTCAAACAATTTTTGACGGGTCGCAACAGGAATCCTAATCTTGATGTTCCCCTCTTTTTCTACTAACGAGAGCCCCATGAATCACATTTCAATACGGTCATTTTTGCAAAAAATAAAGATCAGTGTGCTGCTGGCAGTGGGTTGTGTTTTGTTCGGCTGCGCCTCTTCGAGCTACAGTCAGATTCGGAAAGTCAAGCCTGGCATGGATAAGACAGCGGTGCTCGATTTATTGGGAAGCCCAAACCAAACGCGACGGCGCGCCGGCCACGATATTTGGACCTATATCTATTATGATGACGAGGTTCGAAAGGGTGCTGACGTTTTTTTCTCTGAAGGAAAAGTAAATAAAATTGCTGATGCAAAGCTGAATATCTCTGAAGAGGACGACCTGGTGGACACCGGAAGTCTCGAAGAATACGAAAAAATGGTCGAAAAGCAGCGCCTAAAAAGACAAAAGGCAAAATCCAACTAACAATTTTTTTTTCGCTTATCGAGTCGAAGCCACAGTGGTGTGCGTTTGTACGTTAACCATTTTAACTGGCGTAAAAAGAGCAAACGGAAACTCTCGCTGGCCCCACCGGACTTGACCTTCAATTGAGTAATTTTGAGTTTCTTCAAGCCGCCCCTCGGTGGCCATCATATTAGTAGACACCAGACCCGAAAACAATCCCTGTAAGTGCACCGGCTCGCCGTTGACTGTGGCCGTGCCCACCACGCCGCCCTTTTTTTCAAAGTTGCAATTAAAAACCTGAGGCTTGGTTTGCAAAAAGCGACAGGCCTCAGCGCTCACCTTAAAGACTAAATAGTCAATTTGCTGAGCCCGCTGGTAGGGCACTAGCTGACTTCGCCAAGCGGGCGCAAAATTTTTAAACTCTATGGTGAAATCCCCGCCTCGATCCTCTTGCCGAATAGTCACAGCGGGTAAGGCGTCTACAGGCGCCAACTCAGATTGGGGTATTATGGGAAAGTAGGCCACGAACTCTTGCTTCTGGGTTGATGGCCCTTGGCTGACTGAAAGCAGTGCCACTAATCCAAAAAATGCTATTGAAAGTAAAAGTGTCTTCATCAAAGCCCCTATTCACCTACGTACAAAAAACCTCTCCAATCCCTCTATCAAAGGGTGTGCCCATAAAATAAGTGGTGTGAGGTATTTAAATGCAAACAATGCGGCTCTCACGCGGACAAGTCCGAAGCCTACGGCCTAAGTGACACAATTTGCGGAATACAGTGAAAAAGTTTCTGGGTTAGAGGTCTAACCCTCCATGGATTTGATAAATGCATCGAGATGGCGAAATGACGACCGGCTTACATTTTCTAACTCGATACCGAATATTTGCCGCCTTCCGTATTTGAGGTCTCGATCGTTGATACGAGAAACCACTCGCCCCTCAAGAAGCACGGGCGCACGGAAATGCTCGGGGCTATTCACCTCGATGAGTACAAGCTCGCCAAGAGACAGGGCGTCTGCGTCGATGGCCACCCCGACACCAGTGCGGCTTAAATTAAAGACAAAAACCTTAAAGGCCTCTGACCCGGCATTTCGGTAAACCATCGCAGAATGATAAACAGGGTATCGTCCCTCTCCACGACGCTCTTTTTCATTCAGCAGATCCACAGAATTGAGCTTTAGAACAGAACCAGAGGCCCCATCCTCAGATTCGTTCAGCTGACTTGCTAAGTCGTTAAAAGGCGAGTCCGGTGATACATCAAGATCATCAACCTCGTCGTACTCCACCTCATTAACTAATACGGCTTCTCCCAATTTGTTGTGATTAGCCATGTTTCCCCTCCCAGAAAAAGACTCCCCAGCCTTTGTTCTTCAAGAGATAACAAAGTGCAATTCGGACACCAAGTCGCCCCTATTCATTTTGATCTCGTCGTTTCAAATTGAGGCAAAACCCAGGTTTTGACCACAACTTAAACAATTCTGTACAAAACATTTACAGCCCAGATATGACAGTGAACTTGTCACCTCTGACGTGTGCATCCCTTCAGAAAAAATGCGGCGGGGACGGGGGCGTTTGCAGATGTTGCTAATTACGCGTTCCAATACCGATGTTATAAACTTGGCAAGGCCCCAGTACCACCTGCACCAACTCAGCTCTAGTTTTCATTCTACGTAGCAGCGTTTTTTCAAAGTCTCGTATGAAGTGTTTAATTCCATACAGACCATCATTCTAAATTTAGAAGGTCAACCTATTAATTGTAGAAGGTTTGTGGGTGAGCCATTAAGATCAACAAAATTAAAGAATTACCAAGGCGCCTTGTAAAACCTGCGTGTCAAGTACAGGGGCATGCCCAACCGGTTGAGCTTTTTTTCAATTGACTTTATGTGCTAATTTTGGCACTATGAGAACCAACAACATGAAAGACATTATTTGGAATAAACAAGCAAAAGAAACGGTCCGATCTTTTTCGACCGAGGTGAAGCAAGAAATCGGTGCTCTGTTGAGGCTCTTGCAAGATGGCCACGCTTTGGGAATGCCTCAGTCACGGCCTATTCGGCAGGTCCACAAGTCAGCCTTTGAATTGCGCGTGAAAGATTCATCAGGAATTTTTAGAGTCTTTTATCTGGTGGTTGAAAAGAATAAGATTTTGATTCCCCATGCCTTCACCAAGAAGACGCAAAAGACGACGCAGAAGGATATCGAAACAGGCAAGAAACGCTTAAGGAGATTGCTCGATGAAATTAAGTAAGAAAGCCAAAGCCCTGGCTGAAGACCTTGGTCTTAGCGACACTGAGGCCGTAATTATGGAGTTTAAATCAAAACTCTATGCACAGGCCTCAGAGGCCATCAAACGCTCTAAACTCTCCCATGAGGAGATCGCCAAGAAGATTGGCACTTCACGCGCCCGAATTACTCGGATCGCTAATATGGGCGAAAATAGCGTGTCTATGGAGCTACTGGTGAAAATCATAGTGGCTCTAGACAACAAGCTGCCGATCAAGTTCTCGGCAGCTTGATCAAGCATATTTACTCGTTGAAATTACCAAAGCCTAAGGGTTTATCCGAATTTTTAGAATCGACACAAAATTCAGTTTTTTATCGCCAGTAAATTGGCGTTGTAGTGGAATATTCAAAACACGGGTAAACTCTAACGACTTTCTATGCTAGTGTTCAAATGCCTATAATTTTGACTTCAGGCCCACTGGGACGCTGCTTTCCGTGTAGGATTTCATTTTTTTGTCTGGCTCGACCGGATTACTTCACGACGCGCAGGCGGCGCTGTTTGCGTTCGTTGGCTTTTTTGTCCATGACTTCGCCTTCTTCTTCGGTCATGGGTTTTTTGGCTTCTTCTCCGGCCCAGACGTGTTCGTACTTTTTGTCGATTTTCGCCTTGAGCTGATTGAGGTTGTGCTCTAGGCCCATTTCTCCGGCGATTTCGTCGAGAGTCTGTTCTCGTATGGGTGTGTACTGGCGGTCTTTGTCTTTGGCGAATCTCTCGGGATATCGGTATTTAAGTTCTATGTGTTGCTCTTTGTATTTGCGTACCTTTTCGTTGAGGTCTCGGTGCAAAACTGCAATTTGTTGCAACAGATCTTGTTTGTGCTTTGGATTTTTCGTGGTGTTTTTTTCGTTTATCAGTTGCTGCATTTCTTTTTTGATTGTCATCACTTGGTTTTCTAAGGCGCGGAGACGATTTTCTTTTTTTGACCATTCCATGTCGGCGTCGCTGGCTTCGCCGCCCTCGTTTGAGCTCTCGCTGCCACCGCCTCCGCCAGAGGCCCAAAGGGTCATCGGCAAAGCGATAATTAGTCCACTGAAAATGAGCGATACGAGTTTAAGATTGATGAATGGCATACTGCTCCCAGGTGATCTCGATGGGTAAATGGCGTAATCGCTGAATCAAAATATAGGCCTTCACTGCTGATATGCCCGATATGAGCATTTGCCCGTTTTTCATATCGGCCATCATGGCCTGAGCGTCCCATAAAAACCGTTGGTCATCTAAAGCCTCAAACAGTTCTTCCCGAACATCTCGGGTATCGACACCCGCAATTTTCAAGTGAAACCGTAATAGCCCCTCTCGGCCTTGTGACACTTCGGAGTTTGCAAAACTAGATATGTCAGAAAGATCAGCCGAATCTATGGGTGGCGGCAGAGACGCCGCCAAATTACCCTCTTGAGTTGGCTCTTCAAACTCACTGCCATAATCGGCCGGTTCAAATGCGGGTTCTGGTTCTTGCAAGACATCAGATTCATCCAACAAATAAGAACTGTTCCCGTCGTTCTCCTGATATTCAACGGCCATTTCTACCGGAGGTTCAGGATTTGCATAGTCTTCGCTCACGATTACTGCTGGTGGGCTTTCATAATTTTCATCGGATGTTGCAACATCTTGAATGGGCGCTGGTGTTTCAGAGCCTGAAGCTTCCTCTGCGCGCACGGTGCCATCCATGTCAACGGCCAACACCGCCCCACAGCCGAGGCAATCGACCAAACCAAAATCAGCATGAATTTCTGATGAACAAAGTGGACACTGTGCCATGGTGATAGAATACCACAGCTTTTCTTATTGTCGCACGCTTCACTTGCGTCGGCGCTGGGCCTTCTCGCGACGACGGCGCTCGGCTCGGTTTAATTTACGACCTTGGCCCTGGTCACCTGGACCTTGATTGTAATTCACTTCCACACCTGGACCCGGGGCGGACGGATGATTCTGCGGGCCCTGTTGAAACTCTTCTTCCTGAAAAAAACCATATGAGCCTGAATCATCGGCGCCAGCATATTCTATTTCAGAAGCTTGGTCCCAGGCCTGCCTTCGCATTTCCATTTGGCGCTGAGCCTCTTCAGGGGCGACGAGTTGAATCTTAAATAATTTTTCAACGGCCTCAGACTGAACTTGATGATTCATAGATTCAAAAAGCCTAAAACCTTCTTTTTTGTATTCAATCAATGGATCTTTTTGAGCATAAGCCCTTAGGTTAATGCCCTCTTTGATTTGATCAATTTGATAGAGATGCTCTTTCCAGTTAGTGTCAATGGATTGCAACAATACCATTTTCACCACTTCATCAAAGTGTTCACCCAGATGTTGTTTTTGACTATCAAACACCTGCTTTACAGCGCCACTGACCGCATCGGTCAATTTCTCGCTAGTTAGGCTGCCGTTTTGCGGAAATTCAATGGTCACACCAAATTGCTGATTCAATACCGTGTTCATGCCCTGAAGATCCCACTGTTCGGGTTTGGATTCTTCGCTGGCATAGGTGTCAAGAATATGGGACGTGAGGTCACCCAACATATCAAGCACCAATCGCTCTAAATCTTCTCCGCCAAGAACTTGGCGACGCAAACCATAGACCACTGTTCGCTGCTTGTTCATGACATCATCGTATTCTAAGAGATGTTTACGAATGTCGAAGTTGTGCCCTTCAACTTTGCGCTGAGCTCCCTCAATGGCCCGAGACACCATACCGGCCATAATTGGCTCATCCTCTGGCACCTTAAGGGTGTTCATGATTTTTTGAATGCGCTCACCATTAAAGATGCGCATGAGGTTGTCTTCTAAAGATAAATAAAACCGCGACTCACCGGGGTCTCCTTGCCGACCTGATCGTCCACGCAACTGGTTGTCGATGCGGCGAGATTCGTGGCGCTCAGTCCCTATAATATAAAGACCGCCAGCATCAAGGACCTTAACCTTTTCACCTTCACACTGGGGTTTGTATTTTTTTACGGCCTCTTCAAAACGTTCTTGATTTTCAATGTCATCTCCCACTTCCACACGAGCCATGGATTCGGGGTTTCCACCAAGTACGATATCTGTTCCTCGGCCAGCCATGTTAGTAGCAATGGTCACTGAACCGAAACGACCGGCTTGCGCCACAATTTCAGCCTCTCGCTCGTGTTGTTTAGCGTTGAGTACATTGTGAGTGATACCGGCATTTTT
Proteins encoded:
- a CDS encoding SCO family protein, whose amino-acid sequence is MVKWASIRFLGMGAAFLLALVPLFSMKRSYAYDTKNAGPIQASDVPRELENVGVTEKLGAQLNLSLPFVDDRGESVTLSQYFTGDKPVLLTMVYYGCPSLCNFHLNGLIEVFKKMKMKPGQDFRFVAVSMDHNEDDFLASEKKTNYLKEMGLTEDEPGWHFLTGSEANVKVLADQLGFGFRWDAAQQQYAHSSVAYVMTPAGVISRYLYGIQFSPETLRLSLVEASEGSIASVVDRLILFCFQFNPAKNKYTIYAYNVVRAGGVMIILVLAIFLVPFWFREKKQPGTALKGES
- a CDS encoding c-type cytochrome, translating into MAEMEDTYNKGGFVAFIFSIVFSLVFFIYIAFIHPGVDLKEVPAEASAAAGEMGASDKSQDTVDVSAIADPWNPSDDMVNHGAAVYKMNCAMCHGDTGKGDGPGAAVTPKPRNFVDEKFKYGGTSIDIYKTIAAGVPDTSMAAFKHIPSKDRWGLVQFIRSITADKHADDKAALEAFAKTAE
- the bamE gene encoding outer membrane protein assembly factor BamE, with the translated sequence MNHISIRSFLQKIKISVLLAVGCVLFGCASSSYSQIRKVKPGMDKTAVLDLLGSPNQTRRRAGHDIWTYIYYDDEVRKGADVFFSEGKVNKIADAKLNISEEDDLVDTGSLEEYEKMVEKQRLKRQKAKSN
- a CDS encoding PilZ domain-containing protein yields the protein MANHNKLGEAVLVNEVEYDEVDDLDVSPDSPFNDLASQLNESEDGASGSVLKLNSVDLLNEKERRGEGRYPVYHSAMVYRNAGSEAFKVFVFNLSRTGVGVAIDADALSLGELVLIEVNSPEHFRAPVLLEGRVVSRINDRDLKYGRRQIFGIELENVSRSSFRHLDAFIKSMEG
- a CDS encoding type II toxin-antitoxin system RelE/ParE family toxin, producing the protein MKDIIWNKQAKETVRSFSTEVKQEIGALLRLLQDGHALGMPQSRPIRQVHKSAFELRVKDSSGIFRVFYLVVEKNKILIPHAFTKKTQKTTQKDIETGKKRLRRLLDEIK
- a CDS encoding XRE family transcriptional regulator is translated as MKLSKKAKALAEDLGLSDTEAVIMEFKSKLYAQASEAIKRSKLSHEEIAKKIGTSRARITRIANMGENSVSMELLVKIIVALDNKLPIKFSAA
- the secA gene encoding preprotein translocase subunit SecA is translated as MQKLLTKIFGTKHERDMKTMRPIIERINSFEAGLKSLKDDALQMKTKEFKERLDRGEALDALLPEAFAVCREGGRRVLGMRHYDVQMIGGIVLNRGAIAEMKTGEGKTLVATLPLYLNALTGRGAHCVTVNDYLATRDAEWMGQLYNFLGLSVGIIVHGKTDRERKAAYGSDITYGTNNEFGFDYLRDNMKFSLSDYVQREFNFAIVDECDSILVDEARTPLIISGPSEESVDKYYEINKIIPNLQPEVHFTMEEKSKTVSLTEEGNAKVEELLGLENLYDAQNIQLVHHVYQGLKAHHLYKRDVDYMVRDGEVVIVDEFTGRLMPGRRWSDGLHQAVDAKEGVKIKGENQTLATITFQNFFRMYSKLAGMTGTAETEAVEFKKIYNLDVFVIPTNKPIARMDQDDVVYKTENGKFKAIVDDIIERKEKGQPVLVGTVSIEKSEKISRALKNAGITHNVLNAKQHEREAEIVAQAGRFGSVTIATNMAGRGTDIVLGGNPESMARVEVGDDIENQERFEEAVKKYKPQCEGEKVKVLDAGGLYIIGTERHESRRIDNQLRGRSGRQGDPGESRFYLSLEDNLMRIFNGERIQKIMNTLKVPEDEPIMAGMVSRAIEGAQRKVEGHNFDIRKHLLEYDDVMNKQRTVVYGLRRQVLGGEDLERLVLDMLGDLTSHILDTYASEESKPEQWDLQGMNTVLNQQFGVTIEFPQNGSLTSEKLTDAVSGAVKQVFDSQKQHLGEHFDEVVKMVLLQSIDTNWKEHLYQIDQIKEGINLRAYAQKDPLIEYKKEGFRLFESMNHQVQSEAVEKLFKIQLVAPEEAQRQMEMRRQAWDQASEIEYAGADDSGSYGFFQEEEFQQGPQNHPSAPGPGVEVNYNQGPGDQGQGRKLNRAERRRREKAQRRRK